Genomic segment of Sphingomicrobium marinum:
ATTGCGGTGGCGCCGGGTGTAGCGCGGATGGCGCCGCGTTCCTTGTCGGTAAAACCGCCCTCTGGGCCGGTCAGGATGGTGGCCGGCGGCGGGGCATATCTTTCGAGCGCGTTGGCGCCGCCATTTTCATCGGCGAAGTAGAGCGCACCGTCGCCCCGCGTCGACAACCAACGCTCAAGCTTGATCGGCTGTGCGATCGTGGCGAGCGCAGTTCGCCCGCATTGTTCCGCTGCCTCGATGATGTGGGCGCGCATCCGGTCGAGATTGAGGCTGCGCACGATGGTGCGCTCGGTGATCACCGGCTGGAGGTGGCGCACGCCGAGTTCGACCGCTTTTTCGATGAGGAAATCGACCTTACCCTTCTTCACCGGCGCGAAGGCCAGAGTCACATCGGGCACGGTCTCTTGCTCACGCACCTGCGTTACCGCGTGAACCTGCATCGCCTTCTTGGAGGCGGCGGTGATGCGGGCATGCCATTCGCCGTGGCGACCATCGAACAGCAGCACGTCGTCGCCCGTGGCGAGGCGCAAGACGTTGCCGAGATAGTTGGCCTGCGCCCGGTCGAGCGCGATCGGCATGTCGGGGCCGAGCGGACCTTCAACGTACAGGCGCGGCAGGCTTGCCGGCGGCCAGGCGGGGGTTCGTGCCATATCGCTCCTGCGTTAGCGCGGCATGGAACGTCCGTCACCCTTGCCGCTTTAGACCTAGGACATGGAAACGTCGGACAAACCCATCGTTGCGGTCGGCCGCAATTGCTGGCGCATCGAGCGGGCCAGCGAAGCGGCCGTGATCGTCGATGCCGCCGACTATTACCGCATCATCGCCGATGCGATGGAAAAGGCGCACAGCCGCATC
This window contains:
- a CDS encoding 16S rRNA (uracil(1498)-N(3))-methyltransferase, yielding MARTPAWPPASLPRLYVEGPLGPDMPIALDRAQANYLGNVLRLATGDDVLLFDGRHGEWHARITAASKKAMQVHAVTQVREQETVPDVTLAFAPVKKGKVDFLIEKAVELGVRHLQPVITERTIVRSLNLDRMRAHIIEAAEQCGRTALATIAQPIKLERWLSTRGDGALYFADENGGANALERYAPPPATILTGPEGGFTDKERGAIRATPGATAISLGPRILRAETAALAAIATYMAGAGDWSD